The Stenotrophomonas rhizophila genome has a window encoding:
- a CDS encoding CS1 type fimbrial major subunit, which yields MYRTLKQAALGLAIFTAALSAHAVEAHITVWANVDPTLSLLRADGSALPADVEMPYRAGQGLSSWSERVRVFSNDTSLDVDVRLAEPAVLMPKVTAAGAVDIPLSVTLNGRELGLAPIAFTADQLFQGAIPGASIEMPLTVAQAAPGPITAAGLYDGPVSLVLVQKASSL from the coding sequence ATGTACCGCACCCTGAAGCAGGCCGCGTTGGGCCTGGCGATCTTTACCGCCGCACTGTCCGCCCACGCCGTTGAGGCGCACATCACCGTCTGGGCGAACGTCGACCCGACCCTGTCGCTGCTCCGGGCTGATGGCAGCGCGCTTCCCGCTGACGTCGAGATGCCGTACCGCGCCGGGCAGGGACTGAGCAGCTGGAGCGAACGCGTGCGCGTGTTCTCCAACGACACCAGCCTGGATGTCGATGTCCGCCTGGCCGAGCCGGCCGTGCTGATGCCCAAGGTGACCGCTGCCGGTGCGGTCGACATCCCGCTCTCGGTTACCTTGAACGGCCGCGAGCTTGGCCTGGCCCCGATCGCGTTCACCGCCGACCAGCTGTTCCAGGGCGCCATTCCCGGTGCCTCCATCGAAATGCCGCTGACCGTGGCCCAGGCCGCGCCCGGTCCCATCACCGCCGCCGGCCTCTACGACGGCCCGGTCAGCCTGGTCCTGGTGCAGAAGGCAAGCAGCCTCTAA